The following are encoded together in the Flavobacterium sp. TR2 genome:
- a CDS encoding LysR family transcriptional regulator: protein MDFRLKVFYTVALRLNFTKAATELYITQPAVSKHIQELEETYKTKLFERNGSKIALTPAGKMLLKYTKSIFDIYREIDFEMSSFNSERQGLLRLGASTTISQYIISPVLASFHQKQKDIKVNLLNGNTEQIENALINKEIEIGIVEGHSKNQSIKYIPFLKDELVLVCNSNNPFVRHNEISVNDLKSMKFITRERGSGTLEVIEFALKKAGLKFSDLQIEMQLGSTESIKSYLLNSDCFAFMSIHAVGKELKNKELIVLDVEKLSIERYFYIATLQGKSDALSELFIQNLANHYNLKL from the coding sequence ATGGACTTCAGGCTAAAGGTTTTCTACACCGTTGCGCTCCGCCTTAATTTTACTAAAGCGGCAACAGAATTATATATCACACAGCCAGCCGTCTCCAAACATATCCAAGAATTAGAAGAAACCTATAAAACGAAGCTCTTCGAACGAAACGGCTCTAAGATTGCTTTAACACCCGCGGGAAAAATGCTCCTAAAATATACTAAGAGTATTTTTGATATTTACCGAGAGATAGATTTTGAAATGAGTTCGTTCAATTCAGAACGTCAGGGTTTGCTTAGGTTAGGAGCGAGCACAACCATTTCGCAATATATAATTTCGCCAGTTTTGGCTAGTTTTCATCAAAAACAAAAAGACATAAAAGTCAATTTGCTGAATGGAAACACAGAACAGATCGAAAACGCCTTAATCAATAAAGAAATCGAAATTGGAATTGTAGAAGGGCATTCAAAAAATCAATCCATAAAATATATTCCATTTTTAAAAGACGAATTGGTTTTGGTCTGCAATAGCAACAATCCTTTTGTGCGACATAATGAAATTTCAGTAAACGATTTAAAATCAATGAAATTCATAACCCGCGAACGGGGATCTGGAACACTTGAAGTTATAGAATTTGCCTTAAAAAAAGCAGGCTTAAAATTTTCAGATTTACAAATCGAAATGCAGCTTGGAAGTACAGAAAGCATAAAGTCATATTTATTAAATTCAGATTGTTTTGCTTTTATGTCTATTCATGCTGTAGGTAAGGAGTTGAAAAACAAAGAATTGATTGTTTTGGATGTAGAAAAGCTATCAATAGAGAGATATTTTTACATTGCCACTTTACAAGGGAAATCTGATGCTTTATCAGAACTATTTATTCAAAATCTAGCAAATCATTATAACTTGAAGTTATAG
- a CDS encoding YeiH family protein — translation MKTKKQTTAQLFEISQSLQQVLFLAVILLCLFSIISPPIALLLGVLIVNLFGNPFVEFNHKAITFLLQFSVVGLGFGMNANSAVSAGKEGFVLTVFSIFSTIIFGFLLGKWLKTEKKTSHLISCGTAICGGSAIAAISPVIKSNENQTSIALGVIFILNSIALFVFPFIGHQLDLSQKDFGLWCAIAIHDTSSVVGAANKYGAEALQVATTVKLARALWIIPISILTAFLFKSKNSKIKIPYFIGLFVVAMLVNTYLPSTAIFTGHLVGIAKIGLTITLFLIGATLNFATLKAVGVKPLLQGVFLWVFIAVLALVSIIYLN, via the coding sequence TTGAAAACAAAAAAACAAACAACAGCACAATTATTTGAAATTAGTCAATCACTGCAACAAGTACTTTTTCTTGCTGTAATTCTTTTATGCCTATTCTCGATTATTTCTCCTCCAATTGCACTTTTGTTAGGCGTTTTGATTGTAAACCTTTTTGGAAATCCATTTGTAGAATTCAATCATAAAGCCATCACTTTTTTATTGCAGTTTTCTGTAGTTGGTTTAGGCTTTGGAATGAATGCCAACAGTGCCGTTTCAGCGGGAAAAGAAGGGTTCGTTTTAACTGTTTTTTCAATATTCAGTACAATAATTTTTGGATTTCTGCTAGGGAAATGGCTTAAAACAGAGAAAAAAACGTCTCATTTAATTTCTTGCGGCACAGCAATCTGCGGAGGAAGCGCAATCGCAGCTATTTCTCCGGTGATCAAATCAAACGAAAATCAGACTTCAATAGCTTTGGGAGTTATTTTTATATTGAATTCAATTGCCTTATTTGTTTTTCCGTTTATTGGGCACCAATTAGATTTATCACAAAAAGATTTTGGACTATGGTGCGCCATTGCCATTCATGACACGAGTTCTGTAGTCGGTGCAGCAAACAAATACGGCGCAGAAGCACTGCAAGTTGCTACAACAGTAAAATTAGCCCGTGCCTTATGGATTATTCCTATTTCGATTCTGACTGCTTTTCTTTTTAAAAGTAAAAATTCAAAAATCAAAATTCCGTATTTTATTGGTTTGTTTGTTGTGGCAATGCTGGTCAATACTTACCTTCCGTCAACAGCTATTTTTACAGGACATTTGGTAGGCATTGCAAAAATTGGCTTAACTATCACTTTGTTTTTAATTGGAGCAACTTTAAATTTTGCCACTTTAAAAGCAGTAGGAGTAAAGCCCTTGCTTCAAGGAGTTTTTCTTTGGGTTTTTATTGCAGTTTTAGCGTTAGTATCAATTATTTATTTGAATTAA